A region of Trypanosoma brucei brucei TREU927 chromosome 1, complete sequence DNA encodes the following proteins:
- a CDS encoding histone H3, putative, with the protein MSRTKETARTKKTITSKKSKKASKGSDAASGVKTAQRRWRPGTVALREIRQFQRSTDLLLQKAPFQRLVREVSGAQKEGLRFQSSAILAAQEATESYIVSLLADTNRACIHSGRVTIQPKDIHLALCLRGERA; encoded by the coding sequence ATGTCGAGGACCAAGGAAACCGCCAGGACGAAGAAGACCATCACCTCCAAGAAGAGCAAGAAGGCCTCAAAGGGTTCTGATGCCGCATCTGGCGTAAAGACCGCCCAACGCCGCTGGAGGCCCGGCACCGTGGCACTCCGTGAAATCCGCCAGTTCCAACGCTCCACCGACCTGCTGCTACAAAAGGCACCATTTCAACGCCTGGTCCGTGAGGTGTCTGGTGCCCAAAAGGAGGGTCTGCGCTTCCAGAGTAGCGCTATTCTCGCCGCACAGGAAGCGACTGAGTCGTACATTGTGTCGCTGCTTGCCGATACCAACCGCGCATGCATTCACAGTGGGCGTGTGACAATCCAACCAAAGGACATTCACCTTGCCCTCTGCCTACGCGGTGAACGTGCATAA
- a CDS encoding alpha tubulin — translation MREAICIHIGQAGCQVGNACWELFCLEHGIQPDGAMPSDKTIGVEDDAFNTFFSETGAGKHVPRAVFLDLEPTVVDEVRTGTYRQLFHPEQLISGKEDAANNYARGHYTIGKEIVDLCLDRIRKLADNCTGLQGFLVYHAVGGGTGSGLGALLLERLSVDYGKKSKLGYTVYPSPQVSTAVVEPYNSVLSTHSLLEHTDVAAMLDNEAIYDLTRRNLDIERPTYTNLNRLIGQVVSSLTASLRFDGALNVDLTEFQTNLVPYPRIHFVLTSYAPVISAEKAYHEQLSVSEISNAVFEPASMMTKCDPRHGKYMACCLMYRGDVVPKDVNAAVATIKTKRTIQFVDWSPTGFKCGINYQPPTVVPGGDLAKVQRAVCMIANSTAIAEVFARIDHKFDLMYSKRAFVHWYVGEGMEEGEFSEAREDLAALEKDYEEVGAESADMDGEEDVEEY, via the coding sequence TGGGAATTGTTCTGCCTGGAACACGGCATTCAACCCGATGGTGCGATGCCCTCTGACAAGACGATTGGCGTTGAGGATGATGCGTTCAACACCTTCTTCTCTGAGACTGGTGCTGGCAAGCACGTTCCCCGCGCGGTGTTCTTGGACCTGGAGCCAACAGTGGTGGATGAAGTGCGCACTGGCACGTACCGCCAGCTGTTCCACCCCGAGCAGCTGATCTCCGGCAAGGAGGATGCGGCCAACAACTACGCTCGTGGCCACTACACCATTGGTAAGGAGATCGTCGACCTCTGCCTGGACCGCATCCGCAAGCTCGCTGACAACTGCACTGGTCTTCAGGGCTTCCTCGTGTATCACGCCGTCGGCGGTGGCACTGGTTCTGGCCTGGGTGCGCTGCTCTTGGAGCGCCTCTCCGTGGACTATGGCAAGAAGTCCAAGCTCGGCTACACGGTGTATCCATCACCGCAGGTGTCGACGGCTGTCGTGGAGCCCTACAACTCTGTGCTCTCGACACACTCACTTCTGGAGCACACCGATGTTGCTGCGATGCTTGACAATGAAGCAATTTATGATTTGACTCGCCGCAACCTCGATATTGAGCGCCCCACGTACACCAACCTGAACCGCCTCATCGGTCAGGTGGTTTCCTCGCTGACAGCGTCCCTCCGCTTCGACGGTGCATTGAACGTGGATCTGACAGAGTTCCAGACAAACCTTGTGCCGTACCCACGTATCCACTTCGTGCTGACAAGCTATGCACCAGTCATCTCCGCAGAGAAGGCCTACCACGAGCAactctctgtctctgagatCTCGAACGCTGTGTTTGAGCCCGCCTCCATGATGACAAAGTGCGACCCCCGCCACGGCAAGTACATGGCGTGCTGCCTCATGTACCGTGGTGACGTTGTGCCAAAGGATGTGAATGCTGCCGTCGCGACCATCAAGACGAAGCGCACGATTCAGTTCGTGGACTGGTCTCCCACAGGCTTCAAGTGCGGTATCAACTACCAGCCACCCACGGTGGTGCCAGGTGGTGACCTTGCCAAGGTGCAGCGCGCGGTATGCATGATCGCCAACTCCACGGCCATCGCAGAGGTGTTCGCTCGTATTGACCACAAATTCGATCTCATGTACAGCAAGCGCGCCTTCGTGCACTGGTACGTCGGTGAGGGTATGGAAGAGGGTGAGTTCTCCGAGGCCCGTGAAGACCTTGCAGCACTTGAGAAGGACTACGAAGAGGTTGGTGCCGAGTCCGCGGATATGGACGGTGAGGAGGATGTGGAGGAGTACTAG
- a CDS encoding hypothetical protein, unlikely (GPI-Anchor Signal predicted for Tb927.1.2480 by DGPI v2.04, no cleavage site predicted), translating to MMPCDLFCLLLLFIGGRAWRARIVVQVYLPACPRCAVGEETSLGGCCDTVRFSTSPPAVRMPPLQVWFPIPPYIFLSFFSSAHSTLGAISGSVE from the coding sequence ATGATGCCTTGTGatttgttttgccttttgctACTGTTCATCGGAGGCCGTGCGTGGCGTGCGCGGATTGTTGTGCAGGTGTACCTGCCGGCGTGTCCCCGCTGCGCGGTTGGGGAAGAGACAAGTTTAGGGGGCTGTTGTGACACAGTTAGATTTTCCACGTCACCTCCAGCGGTGCGGATGCCTCCACTTCAGGTGTGGTTCCCCATTCCCCcgtatatctttctttctttcttttcgtctgcTCATTCCACTCTGGGTGCAATATCCGGGAGTGTGGAATAA
- a CDS encoding histone H3, putative, translating into MSRTKETARTKKTITSKKSKKASKGSDAASGVKTAQRRWRPGTVALREIRQFQRSTDLLLQKAPFQRLVREVSGAQKEGLRFQSSAILAAQEATESYIVSLLADTNRACIHSGRVTIQPKDIHLALCLRGERA; encoded by the coding sequence ATGTCGAGGACCAAGGAAACCGCCAGGACGAAGAAGACCATCACCTCCAAGAAAAGCAAGAAGGCCTCAAAGGGTTCTGATGCCGCATCTGGCGTAAAGACCGCCCAACGCCGCTGGAGGCCCGGCACCGTGGCACTCCGTGAAATCCGCCAGTTCCAACGCTCCACCGACCTGCTGCTACAAAAGGCACCATTTCAACGCCTGGTCCGTGAGGTGTCTGGTGCCCAAAAGGAGGGTCTGCGCTTCCAGAGTAGCGCTATTCTCGCCGCACAGGAAGCGACTGAGTCGTACATTGTGTCGCTGCTTGCCGATACCAACCGCGCATGCATTCACAGTGGGCGTGTGACAATCCAACCAAAGGACATTCACCTTGCCCTCTGCCTACGCGGTGAACGTGCATAA
- a CDS encoding alpha tubulin: MREAICIHIGQAGCQVGNACWELFCLEHGIQPDGAMPSDKTIGVEDDAFNTFFSETGAGKHVPRAVFLDLEPTVVDEVRTGTYRQLFHPEQLISGKEDAANNYARGHYTIGKEIVDLCLDRIRKLADNCTGLQGFLVYHAVGGGTGSGLGALLLERLSVDYGKKSKLGYTVYPSPQVSTAVVEPYNSVLSTHSLLEHTDVAAMLDNEAIYDLTRRNLDIERPTYTNLNRLIGQVVSSLTASLRFDGALNVDLTEFQTNLVPYPRIHFVLTSYAPVISAEKAYHEQLSVSEISNAVFEPASMMTKCDPRHGKYMACCLMYRGDVVPKDVNAAVATIKTKRTIQFVDWSPTGFKCGINYQPPTVVPGGDLAKVQRAVCMIANSTAIAEVFARIDHKFDLMYSKRAFVHWYVGEGMEEGEFSEAREDLAALEKDYEEVGAESADMDGEEDVEEY; this comes from the coding sequence atgCGTGAGGCTATCTGCATCCACATTGGTCAGGCTGGTTGCCAGGTTGGTAACGCCTGCTGGGAATTGTTCTGCCTGGAACACGGCATTCAACCCGATGGTGCGATGCCCTCTGACAAGACGATTGGCGTTGAGGATGATGCGTTCAACACCTTCTTCTCTGAGACTGGTGCTGGCAAGCACGTTCCCCGCGCGGTGTTCTTGGACCTGGAGCCAACAGTGGTGGATGAAGTGCGCACTGGCACGTACCGCCAGCTGTTCCACCCCGAGCAGCTGATCTCCGGCAAGGAGGATGCGGCCAACAACTACGCTCGTGGCCACTACACCATTGGTAAGGAGATCGTCGACCTCTGCCTGGACCGCATCCGCAAGCTCGCTGACAACTGCACTGGTCTTCAGGGCTTCCTCGTGTATCACGCCGTCGGCGGTGGCACTGGTTCTGGCCTGGGTGCGCTGCTCTTGGAGCGCCTCTCCGTGGACTATGGCAAGAAGTCCAAGCTCGGCTACACGGTGTATCCATCACCGCAGGTGTCGACGGCTGTCGTGGAGCCCTACAACTCTGTGCTCTCGACACACTCACTTCTGGAGCACACCGATGTTGCTGCGATGCTTGACAATGAAGCGATTTATGATTTGACTCGCCGCAACCTCGATATTGAGCGCCCCACGTACACCAACCTGAACCGCCTCATCGGTCAGGTGGTTTCCTCGCTGACAGCGTCCCTCCGCTTCGACGGTGCATTGAACGTGGATCTGACAGAGTTCCAGACAAACCTTGTGCCGTACCCACGTATCCACTTCGTGCTGACAAGCTATGCACCAGTCATCTCCGCAGAGAAGGCCTACCACGAGCAactctctgtctctgagatCTCGAACGCTGTGTTTGAGCCCGCCTCCATGATGACAAAGTGCGACCCCCGCCACGGCAAGTACATGGCGTGCTGCCTCATGTACCGTGGTGACGTTGTGCCAAAGGATGTGAATGCTGCCGTCGCGACCATCAAGACGAAGCGCACGATTCAGTTCGTGGACTGGTCTCCCACAGGCTTCAAGTGCGGTATCAACTACCAGCCACCCACGGTGGTGCCAGGTGGTGACCTTGCCAAGGTGCAGCGCGCGGTATGCATGATCGCCAACTCCACGGCCATCGCAGAGGTGTTCGCCCGTATTGACCACAAATTCGATCTCATGTACAGCAAGCGCGCCTTCGTGCACTGGTACGTCGGTGAGGGTATGGAAGAGGGTGAGTTCTCCGAGGCCCGTGAAGACCTTGCAGCACTTGAGAAGGACTACGAAGAGGTTGGTGCCGAGTCCGCGGATATGGACGGTGAGGAGGATGTGGAGGAGTACTAG
- a CDS encoding hypothetical protein, unlikely (GPI-Anchor Signal predicted for Tb927.1.2500 by DGPI v2.04, no cleavage site predicted), protein MPCDLFCLLLLFIGGRAWRARIVVQVYLPACPRCAVGEETSLGGCCDTVRFSTSPPAVRMPPLQVWFPIPPYIFLSFFSSAHSTLGAISGSVE, encoded by the coding sequence ATGCCTTGTGatttgttttgccttttgctACTATTCATCGGAGGCCGTGCGTGGCGTGCGCGGATTGTTGTGCAGGTGTACCTGCCGGCGTGTCCCCGCTGCGCGGTTGGGGAAGAGACAAGTTTAGGGGGCTGTTGTGACACAGTTAGATTTTCCACGTCACCTCCAGCGGTGCGGATGCCTCCACTTCAGGTGTGGTTCCCCATTCCCCcgtatatctttctttctttcttttcgtctgcTCATTCCACTCTGGGTGCAATATCCGGGAGTGTGGAATAA
- a CDS encoding beta tubulin, translating into MREIVCVQAGQCGNQIGSKFWEVISDEHGVDPTGTYQGDSDLQLERINVYFDEATGGRYVPRSVLIDLEPGTMDSVRAGPYGQIFRPDNFIFGQSGAGNNWAKGHYTEGAELIDSVLDVCCKEAESCDCLQGFQICHSLGGGTGSGMGTLLISKLREQYPDRIMMTFSIIPSPKVSDTVVEPYNTTLSVHQLVENSDESMCIDNEALYDICFRTLKLTTPTFGDLNHLVSAVVSGVTCCLRFPGQLNSDLRKLAVNLVPFPRLHFFMMGFAPLTSRGSQQYRGLSVPELTQQMFDAKNMMQAADPRHGRYLTASALFRGRMSTKEVDEQMLNVQNKNSSYFIEWIPNNIKSSVCDIPPKGLKMAVTFIGNNTCIQEMFRRVGEQFTLMFRRKAFLHWYTGEGMDEMEFTEAESNMNDLVSEYQQYQDATIEEEGEFDEEEQY; encoded by the coding sequence ATGCGCGAAATCGTCTGCGTTCAGGCTGGCCAATGCGGCAACCAGATCGGCTCAAAGTTCTGGGAGGTGATCAGTGACGAGCACGGTGTGGACCCCACAGGTACCTACCAGGGTGACTCTGACCTGCAGCTGGAGCGCATCAATGTGTACTTTGATGAGGCAACGGGAGGTCGCTATGTGCCCCGCTCCGTGCTGATTGATCTGGAGCCAGGTACAATGGACTCCGTACGTGCTGGCCCCTATGGTCAGATCTTCCGCCCCGACAACTTCATCTTTGGACAGTCTGGCGCCGGCAACAACTGGGCAAAGGGCCACTACACGGAGGGTGCGGAACTGATCGACTCTGTGCTCGATGTGTGCTGCAAGGAGGCGGAGAGCTGTGACTGCCTCCAGGGCTTCCAGATCTGCCACTCCCTTGGTGGTGGTACTGGCTCCGGCATGGGTACGCTGCTCATCTCGAAGCTTCGCGAGCAGTACCCTGACCGTATCATGATGACTTTCTCCATCATCCCATCCCCCAAGGTGTCCGACACTGTCGTCGAGCCGTACAATACGACTCTCTCCGTGCACCAACTTGTGGAAAACTCCGATGAGTCGATGTGCATtgacaacgaggcactgtaCGATATTTGCTTCCGCACCCTGAAACTGACAACACCAACGTTCGGTGACCTGAACCACTTGGTGTCTGCTGTTGTGTCCGGCGTCACCTGCTGCCTGCGCTTCCCTGGTCAGTTGAACTCTGACCTCCGTAAGTTGGCTGTGAACCTTGTCCCATTCCCGCGTCTGCACTTCTTCATGATGGGCTTCGCCCCGCTGACCAGCCGCGGCTCGCAGCAGTACCGCGGTCTCTCCGTGCCCGAGCTAACGCAGCAGATGTTCGATGCGAAAAACATGATGCAAGCTGCAGATCCTCGTCACGGCCGCTACCTGACAGCGTCTGCACTCTTCCGCGGCCGCATGTCGACGAAGGAGGTTGATGAGCAGATGCTGAACGTGCAGAACAAGAACTCGTCCTACTTCATTGAGTGGATCCCGAACAACATCAAGTCCTCTGTTTGCGATATCCCACCCAAGGGACTCAAGATGGCTGTCACCTTCATTGGCAACAACACCTGCATCCAGGAGATGTTCCGCCGTGTGGGAGAGCAGTTCACCCTCATGTTCCGTCGCAAGGCGTTCTTGCACTGGTACACTGGCGAGGGTATGGACGAGATGGAATTCACGGAGGCAGAGTCCAACATGAACGATCTCGTGTCTGAGTACCAGCAGTACCAGGATGCCACGATTGAGGAGGAGGGCGAGTTCGACGAGGAGGAGCAATACTAG
- a CDS encoding hypothetical protein, unlikely (GPI-Anchor Signal predicted for Tb927.1.2440 by DGPI v2.04, no cleavage site predicted) translates to MMPCDLFCLLLLFIGGRAWRARIVVQVYLPACPRCAVGEETSLGGCCDTVRFSTSPPAVRMPPLQVWFPIPPYIFLSFFSSAHSTLGAISGSVE, encoded by the coding sequence ATGATGCCTTGTGatttgttttgccttttgctACTATTCATCGGAGGCCGTGCGTGGCGTGCGCGGATTGTTGTGCAGGTGTACCTGCCGGCGTGTCCCCGCTGCGCGGTTGGGGAAGAGACAAGTTTAGGGGGCTGTTGTGACACAGTTAGATTTTCCACGTCACCTCCAGCGGTGCGGATGCCTCCACTTCAGGTGTGGTTCCCCATTCCCCcgtatatctttctttctttcttttcgtctgcTCATTCCACTCTGGGTGCAATATCCGGGAGTGTGGAATAA